Proteins encoded by one window of Gemmatimonadetes bacterium SCN 70-22:
- a CDS encoding Holliday junction DNA helicase RuvA, with protein sequence MLSLVTGTLVSKDLDRAEILTNGGVGYELFIPLGTYEALPRAGEPVRLHTALVVREDEWLLYGFATPFERAVFRKLLTAKGVGPALALGMLSTLSAERLVRAIREKDVATLQQVPRVGRKKAEQLILDLADKLDEVAAAPVDGARPAGASDADAIRALVSLGYAAPDAEKAVRAARETTGASPSTAELVRAALPLVGRR encoded by the coding sequence ATGCTCTCCCTCGTCACCGGCACCCTCGTCTCCAAGGACCTCGACCGCGCCGAGATCCTGACCAACGGCGGCGTCGGCTACGAACTGTTCATCCCGCTCGGCACCTACGAGGCGCTTCCGCGGGCAGGCGAACCGGTACGGCTGCACACGGCGCTCGTGGTGCGCGAAGACGAGTGGCTCCTGTACGGCTTCGCCACCCCCTTCGAGCGCGCCGTCTTCCGCAAGCTCCTCACCGCCAAGGGGGTCGGCCCCGCGCTGGCGCTCGGGATGCTCTCGACGCTCTCGGCCGAGCGTCTGGTGCGCGCCATCCGCGAGAAGGATGTGGCCACGCTGCAGCAGGTGCCGCGCGTGGGGCGCAAGAAGGCCGAGCAGCTGATCCTGGACCTGGCCGACAAGCTCGACGAGGTCGCGGCGGCCCCGGTGGACGGGGCGCGCCCCGCCGGCGCCTCCGACGCCGACGCCATCCGCGCCCTCGTCTCCCTCGGTTACGCGGCGCCCGATGCCGAGAAGGCGGTGCGCGCCGCACGCGAGACCACTGGCGCTTCGCCGTCCACGGCGGAACTTGTCCGGGCGGCCCTCCCGCTGGTTGGACGACGGTAG
- a CDS encoding Holliday junction DNA helicase RuvB, whose translation MTTPDELPEEGPVELSLRPQRLAEFIGQSKVKESLRIYIDAALSRREPLDHTLFFGPPGLGKTTLAELIARELGVNIRTTSGPALEKPGDLVGTLTNLREGDILFIDEIHRLRPVIEEFLYPAMEDYRIDIRLSEGPKAQTITMPIERFTLIGATTRQGMLTPPMRARFGIVQRLNYYPADDLGHIVRRTAEVLRVAVDDEGAHEIARRSRGTPRIANRLLRRVRDYAQVRADGAITRDVANQALQLLDVDEFGLDDMDARILRTIIEKFEGGPVGVGSIAAAVAEDTGTIEEVYEPFLVQNGFLQRTPRGRMATALAYRHFGFSPPSAAEAQPELF comes from the coding sequence ATCACGACCCCCGACGAACTCCCGGAGGAAGGACCGGTCGAGCTCTCGCTGCGTCCACAGCGGCTGGCCGAGTTCATCGGGCAGTCGAAGGTCAAGGAGAGCCTGCGCATCTACATCGACGCTGCGCTGAGCCGGCGGGAGCCGCTCGACCATACGCTCTTCTTCGGCCCGCCGGGGCTGGGCAAGACGACGCTGGCCGAGCTCATCGCGCGCGAGCTGGGCGTCAACATCCGCACCACCTCCGGCCCCGCGCTGGAAAAGCCGGGTGACCTGGTCGGCACCCTGACCAACCTGCGCGAAGGCGACATCCTCTTCATCGACGAGATCCATCGCCTGCGCCCCGTGATCGAGGAGTTCCTGTACCCGGCCATGGAGGACTACCGGATCGACATCCGGCTCTCCGAGGGGCCCAAGGCGCAGACCATCACGATGCCGATCGAGCGCTTCACGCTGATCGGCGCCACCACCCGCCAGGGGATGCTCACGCCACCGATGCGCGCGCGCTTCGGGATCGTGCAGCGGCTCAATTACTATCCCGCCGACGACCTCGGCCACATCGTCAGGCGCACGGCCGAGGTGCTGCGGGTCGCCGTGGACGACGAGGGGGCGCACGAGATCGCGCGCCGCTCGCGCGGGACGCCCCGCATCGCCAACCGGCTGTTGCGCCGCGTGCGCGATTACGCGCAGGTGCGCGCCGACGGCGCCATCACCCGCGACGTCGCCAACCAGGCGTTGCAGCTGCTGGACGTCGACGAGTTCGGCCTCGACGACATGGACGCCCGCATCCTCCGCACCATCATCGAGAAGTTCGAGGGCGGGCCGGTCGGCGTCGGCTCCATCGCGGCAGCCGTCGCCGAGGACACGGGGACGATCGAGGAGGTGTACGAGCCGTTCCTCGTCCAGAACGGCTTCCTCCAGCGCACCCCCCGCGGGCGCATGGCCACCGCCCTCGCCTACCGCCACTTCGGCTTCTCGCCGCCATCGGCCGCCGAGGCACAGCCCGAACTGTTCTAG
- a CDS encoding aminotransferase, whose product MPAVRTSTFTESVIREMTRVAQQYGAINLAQGFPDFPMPEAMKDAACAAIQGDVNQYAITWGAPALRLAIAEKYHRWYSHTVDPDRHITVTCGATEAMAAVFLALIDPGDEVIIFDPFYENYGPDAILAGATPVFVPLEPPNWTFDPQRLRDAFTDRTKAIIVNTPHNPTGRVFTREELDLIAELCIGNDVWAFTDEIYEHIRYAGSHHVLATWPGMAERTVTISGLSKTFSCTGWRLGYAIAPEAESVAIRKVHDFLTVGAPAPLQQAAAVGMAFDAEYYNHMALDYRARREIMCEALRSAGFRFTSPEGAYYILADHSAISDLDDVSFARWLAKEVGVATVPGSSFHAPGGPPRHYVRFAFCKRTETLTAAAERLATVAAKA is encoded by the coding sequence ATGCCCGCCGTACGCACCTCGACCTTCACCGAATCCGTCATCCGCGAGATGACACGCGTGGCCCAGCAGTACGGGGCCATCAACCTCGCGCAGGGGTTTCCCGACTTCCCCATGCCCGAGGCGATGAAGGACGCGGCCTGCGCCGCGATCCAAGGCGACGTGAACCAGTACGCCATCACCTGGGGGGCGCCGGCGTTGCGGCTGGCGATCGCCGAGAAGTACCACCGGTGGTACAGCCACACGGTCGATCCCGACCGGCACATCACGGTCACCTGCGGCGCCACCGAGGCGATGGCCGCGGTCTTCCTGGCCCTCATCGATCCGGGCGACGAGGTGATCATCTTCGACCCGTTCTACGAGAACTACGGCCCCGACGCGATCCTCGCCGGCGCCACCCCGGTCTTCGTCCCCCTCGAGCCCCCCAACTGGACCTTCGACCCGCAGCGGCTGCGCGACGCCTTCACCGACCGCACCAAGGCGATCATCGTCAACACCCCGCACAACCCCACCGGACGCGTCTTCACCCGCGAGGAGCTCGACCTCATCGCCGAGCTGTGCATCGGCAACGACGTGTGGGCCTTCACCGACGAGATCTACGAGCACATCCGCTACGCGGGGAGCCACCACGTCCTGGCCACCTGGCCGGGAATGGCCGAGCGCACGGTGACGATCTCGGGGCTGTCCAAGACCTTCAGCTGCACTGGATGGCGATTGGGCTACGCCATCGCGCCGGAGGCCGAGTCGGTCGCGATCCGCAAGGTGCATGACTTCCTGACCGTCGGCGCGCCGGCACCGTTGCAGCAGGCGGCCGCCGTCGGGATGGCCTTCGACGCCGAGTACTACAACCACATGGCGCTCGACTACCGCGCTCGCCGCGAGATCATGTGCGAGGCGCTCCGCTCCGCGGGCTTCCGGTTCACCTCCCCCGAAGGCGCCTACTACATCCTGGCCGATCACTCGGCGATCAGCGACCTGGACGACGTGAGCTTCGCCCGCTGGCTGGCCAAGGAGGTGGGCGTGGCGACGGTCCCCGGCTCGTCGTTCCACGCGCCCGGGGGGCCGCCGCGCCACTACGTCCGTTTCGCGTTCTGCAAGCGTACCGAGACGCTCACGGCCGCCGCCGAGCGTCTGGCGACCGTCGCGGCGAAGGCCTAG
- a CDS encoding tyrosine--tRNA ligase: MTRTFLEELAWRGLLFQHTEGAPQALAGTGITGYCGFDPTGSSLHIGHLLPVMGLVHLQRAGHYPVALVGGGTGMIGDPSGRSAERNLLTLEQVAENAAALRKQLERFLDFSGAYAARMRNNADWLMSLRLVDFLRDTGKHFSINQMMARDSVKSRLETGISYTEFSYMLLQAYDFLELNRRDGVTLQLGGSDQWGNITAGTELLRKHAGVEAHGVTLPLVTNADGSKFGKTAAGTSVWLDATRTSPYRFYQSWINADDRDAGRYLRMFTLLEREAIEALDAAQGAHPERREAQGALAMDVTTRVHGAAAAEAAREASRVVFDRKVDPRGLSEAVLAMLWDELPRTTLPDDGAALPVLDVLVATGLVKSRGDGRRQLQQGAVTVNGRKLAADEVEVPRGDALAGGYFLVRKGGREVALTRGGGASA, translated from the coding sequence ATGACGCGCACCTTCCTCGAGGAGCTTGCCTGGCGCGGGCTCCTGTTCCAGCACACCGAGGGCGCCCCGCAGGCGCTCGCGGGGACCGGCATCACCGGCTACTGCGGCTTCGACCCCACCGGGTCGAGCCTTCACATCGGGCACCTCCTCCCCGTGATGGGGCTGGTGCACCTGCAGCGCGCCGGGCACTACCCGGTGGCGCTGGTGGGGGGCGGGACCGGGATGATCGGCGACCCGAGCGGCAGGAGCGCCGAGCGCAACCTGCTGACGCTGGAGCAGGTGGCCGAGAACGCCGCGGCGCTCCGGAAGCAGCTGGAGCGCTTCCTCGACTTCTCGGGGGCATACGCGGCCCGCATGCGCAACAACGCCGACTGGCTGATGTCGCTGCGGCTGGTGGACTTCCTGCGCGACACGGGGAAGCACTTCAGCATCAATCAGATGATGGCCAGGGACTCGGTGAAGTCGCGGCTCGAGACGGGGATCTCGTACACCGAGTTCAGCTACATGCTGCTCCAGGCGTACGACTTCCTCGAGCTCAACCGGCGCGACGGCGTGACGTTGCAGCTGGGAGGGAGCGACCAGTGGGGAAACATCACCGCCGGGACGGAGCTGCTGCGCAAGCACGCGGGGGTCGAGGCGCACGGCGTGACGCTCCCGCTGGTGACCAACGCCGACGGGAGCAAGTTCGGGAAGACGGCGGCGGGGACGAGCGTCTGGCTCGACGCCACGCGCACGTCGCCCTACCGGTTCTACCAGTCCTGGATCAACGCCGACGACCGTGACGCCGGGCGCTACCTGCGGATGTTCACGCTGCTGGAGCGCGAGGCGATCGAGGCGCTGGACGCGGCGCAGGGGGCCCACCCGGAGCGCCGCGAGGCACAAGGGGCGCTGGCGATGGACGTCACCACGCGGGTGCACGGGGCGGCCGCGGCCGAGGCGGCGCGCGAGGCGTCGCGCGTGGTCTTCGACCGCAAGGTCGACCCCCGCGGGCTCTCCGAGGCGGTGCTGGCGATGCTGTGGGACGAGCTCCCCCGCACGACGCTCCCGGACGACGGCGCGGCGCTGCCGGTGCTCGACGTCCTGGTGGCCACCGGGCTGGTCAAGTCCAGGGGGGACGGACGCCGGCAGCTGCAACAAGGGGCGGTCACGGTCAACGGGCGCAAGCTGGCGGCCGACGAGGTGGAGGTCCCGCGCGGCGACGCCCTGGCCGGCGGGTACTTCCTGGTGCGGAAGGGGGGACGCGAGGTGGCGCTGACGCGCGGCGGGGGCGCGAGCGCCTAA
- a CDS encoding tRNA preQ1(34) S-adenosylmethionine ribosyltransferase-isomerase QueA, giving the protein MTAPSYPTSAFDFHLPDASIAQSTTMRRDASRLMVVDRATGTIAHRTFADLVQLVPPGDVLVRNTTRVIRARLLGVRDSGAPAEVMLLKPLGDHRWEAMVHPGGKLRPGRVVHVAPGFDVRILEVTERRTRVVRLEGPGDDAEAIDRHGHIPLPPYIHRADAAGDAERYQTVYAREAGSVAAPTAGLHFTPALLEALTAKGVQLADVLLHVGAGTFKPVEVSDPARHVMHEEWYQVGAETANRLNAARARGAHLWAVGTTSVRTLESNADASGRFHPAEGETSIFIYPPYTFRAVDRLVTNFHLPRSTLLMLVAAFAGYELIMDAYRTAVREGYRFYSYGDAMVIL; this is encoded by the coding sequence ATGACTGCCCCCTCCTACCCCACTTCCGCCTTCGACTTCCACCTCCCGGACGCGTCCATCGCCCAGTCGACCACCATGAGGCGCGACGCCTCGCGCCTCATGGTGGTCGACCGCGCGACCGGGACCATCGCGCATCGCACGTTCGCGGACCTCGTCCAGCTCGTCCCCCCCGGCGACGTCCTGGTGCGCAACACGACCCGCGTCATCCGTGCGCGCCTGCTCGGGGTGCGCGACTCGGGCGCCCCGGCCGAGGTGATGCTGCTCAAGCCGCTCGGCGATCACCGCTGGGAGGCCATGGTGCACCCCGGCGGGAAGCTGCGCCCGGGACGCGTCGTCCACGTGGCCCCGGGCTTCGACGTCCGCATCCTCGAGGTCACGGAGCGCCGCACCCGCGTCGTACGGCTGGAGGGACCGGGCGACGACGCCGAGGCCATCGACCGCCACGGACACATCCCGCTCCCCCCCTACATCCACCGTGCAGACGCGGCCGGCGATGCGGAGCGGTACCAGACGGTGTACGCACGCGAGGCCGGGTCGGTCGCCGCCCCCACCGCCGGGCTGCACTTCACCCCGGCCCTGCTCGAGGCGCTCACCGCCAAGGGGGTGCAGCTGGCGGACGTCCTCCTGCACGTCGGGGCGGGGACGTTCAAGCCGGTGGAGGTGAGCGACCCCGCGCGGCACGTCATGCACGAAGAGTGGTACCAGGTCGGCGCCGAGACGGCGAACCGGCTCAACGCCGCGCGGGCGCGCGGGGCCCACCTGTGGGCCGTGGGGACGACCTCCGTTCGCACGCTCGAGTCGAATGCCGACGCCAGCGGACGATTCCACCCCGCCGAGGGGGAGACCTCGATCTTCATCTATCCGCCCTACACCTTCCGTGCGGTCGACCGCCTGGTCACCAATTTCCACCTCCCCCGCTCCACCCTCCTCATGCTCGTCGCGGCGTTCGCCGGCTACGAGCTCATCATGGACGCCTATCGCACCGCCGTCCGCGAAGGCTACCGCTTCTACTCCTATGGCGATGCGATGGTCATCCTGTAG
- the pntB gene encoding NAD(P) transhydrogenase subunit beta (catalyzes reversible transfer of hydride ion equivalent between NAD and NADP; membrane-bound proton pump that translocates protons from cytosolic to periplasmic side of the inner membrane; forms a tetramer composed of two alpha and 2 beta subunits; AB-stereospecific enzyme), with protein MTDSLLATSYLGAAILFILSLKGLSHPESARRGNLFGAIGMIIAVVAVAIQAHLITSPILIGAILVAGGIGAVLASRVEMTAMPQLVAILHSFVGAAAVLVGMSSHLGAHVTLTGAEKTVHAVETFIGVFIGALTFTGSVIAWGKLQGVIRSKPLILPARHLLNLAMLVACVGLGVVFVQGGEHAMQALVIMTAISGILGIHLVMAIGGADMPVVVSMLNSYSGWAASAAGFMLSNDLLIITGALVGSSGAILSYIMCKAMNRSFISVILGGFGAEEGAAPTGGAPVEGEMIATTAEEVADQLREAQSVIIVPGYGMAVAHAQHPLRAIVETLRKRGAKVRFAIHPVAGRLPGHMNVLLAEANVPYDIVLEMDEINDDFAETDVVLVIGANDIVNPSALDDPSSPIAGMPVLRAWDAGSCIVFKRGRGAGYAGVENPLFFKPKTRMLYGDAKASTDALLKLLQEP; from the coding sequence GTGACCGACTCCCTCCTCGCGACTTCGTACCTCGGCGCAGCCATCCTCTTCATCCTCAGCCTGAAGGGGCTGTCGCACCCCGAGTCGGCCCGCCGCGGCAACCTGTTCGGCGCCATCGGCATGATCATCGCCGTCGTGGCGGTGGCCATCCAGGCGCACCTCATCACCTCGCCGATCCTCATCGGCGCCATCCTGGTCGCCGGGGGCATCGGCGCCGTCCTCGCCTCGCGCGTCGAGATGACCGCGATGCCGCAGCTCGTCGCCATCCTGCACAGCTTCGTTGGAGCAGCGGCGGTGCTGGTGGGGATGAGCAGCCACCTCGGCGCCCACGTGACGCTCACCGGGGCCGAGAAGACGGTCCACGCCGTGGAGACGTTCATCGGTGTCTTCATCGGCGCGCTCACCTTCACCGGCTCCGTGATCGCCTGGGGCAAGCTGCAGGGGGTGATCCGCAGCAAGCCGCTGATCCTCCCGGCGCGGCACCTTCTCAACCTCGCGATGCTGGTGGCGTGCGTCGGGCTCGGCGTGGTCTTCGTCCAGGGCGGCGAGCACGCCATGCAGGCGCTGGTCATCATGACCGCGATCTCGGGGATCCTGGGGATCCACCTCGTCATGGCCATCGGCGGCGCCGACATGCCGGTCGTCGTCTCGATGCTCAACAGCTATTCGGGCTGGGCGGCGTCGGCAGCGGGCTTCATGCTCTCCAACGACCTGCTGATCATCACCGGCGCGCTCGTGGGCTCGTCGGGCGCGATCCTGAGCTACATCATGTGCAAGGCGATGAACCGCTCGTTCATCTCGGTCATCCTCGGGGGCTTCGGCGCCGAAGAAGGGGCCGCCCCGACCGGGGGCGCCCCGGTGGAGGGCGAGATGATCGCCACGACCGCCGAAGAGGTCGCCGACCAGCTGCGCGAGGCGCAGTCGGTCATCATCGTCCCGGGCTACGGCATGGCCGTGGCGCACGCGCAGCACCCGCTGCGTGCCATCGTCGAGACGCTCCGCAAGCGGGGGGCGAAGGTGCGCTTCGCGATCCATCCGGTCGCCGGACGCCTCCCGGGACACATGAACGTCCTCCTCGCCGAGGCCAACGTCCCGTATGACATCGTCCTCGAGATGGACGAGATCAACGACGACTTCGCCGAGACCGACGTGGTCCTCGTCATCGGCGCCAACGACATCGTGAACCCGAGCGCCCTCGACGATCCGTCCAGCCCGATTGCCGGCATGCCGGTGCTGCGGGCCTGGGACGCGGGGAGCTGCATCGTCTTCAAGCGCGGCCGGGGCGCCGGGTACGCCGGGGTCGAGAATCCGCTCTTCTTCAAGCCGAAGACGCGCATGCTCTACGGCGACGCCAAGGCCTCGACCGACGCGCTGCTGAAGCTCCTGCAGGAACCGTGA
- a CDS encoding transcriptional regulator has product MAGHSKWKQIKHYKAATDAKRGAKFTKLIREITVAAKAGGGDPGGNPRLRTAIDTAKAASMPKENIERAIKKGTGELEGVDYVEVLYEAYGPGGVALMIQALTDNPTRTVAEVRAKLSRGGGNLGATNSVAFMFDRKGQLYYSAAAMDEDTAMEKALDAGAEDFAREDDTYIVSTAPADLHAVKQALEQAGLVPEETELSWIPKNTVRVEHENAQTLLKLIEALDDLDDVQKVDANFEMDDAELENA; this is encoded by the coding sequence ATGGCCGGCCATAGCAAGTGGAAGCAGATCAAGCATTACAAAGCCGCGACCGACGCCAAGCGCGGCGCCAAGTTCACGAAGCTCATCCGCGAGATCACGGTCGCCGCCAAGGCCGGCGGGGGTGACCCGGGGGGGAACCCGCGCCTCCGCACCGCCATCGACACCGCCAAGGCGGCCTCGATGCCGAAGGAGAACATCGAGCGCGCCATCAAGAAGGGGACGGGCGAACTCGAAGGGGTGGACTACGTCGAGGTCCTGTACGAGGCCTACGGCCCGGGGGGCGTTGCCCTCATGATCCAGGCGCTCACCGACAACCCCACCCGCACGGTGGCCGAAGTCCGCGCCAAGCTCTCGCGCGGCGGCGGCAACCTGGGGGCCACCAACTCGGTCGCCTTCATGTTCGACCGCAAGGGACAGCTCTACTATTCGGCAGCTGCAATGGACGAGGACACGGCGATGGAGAAGGCCCTCGACGCCGGCGCCGAGGACTTCGCCCGCGAGGACGACACCTACATCGTCTCCACCGCCCCCGCCGACCTGCATGCGGTCAAGCAGGCGCTGGAGCAGGCCGGGCTCGTCCCCGAGGAGACCGAGCTGTCGTGGATCCCCAAGAACACGGTCCGCGTCGAGCACGAGAACGCCCAGACGCTCCTCAAGCTCATCGAGGCGCTCGACGACCTGGACGACGTCCAGAAGGTCGACGCCAACTTCGAGATGGACGACGCGGAGCTGGAGAATGCCTGA
- a CDS encoding branched chain amino acid aminotransferase translates to MADASSGRTEKIWRDGELVNWEDATLHVMSHVVHYGSSVFEGIRCYDTPNGGAVFRLREHMRRLLDSARIYRMPLRYTVDELVQATVDTVAANDLRECYLRPIVVRTGQQMGFYPVGVPVECFIIAYKWPTYLGHDALEQGVDVCVSSWRRAAPDTFPTMAKAGGNYLNSQLSKLEAKQNEYSEGIMLDAFGYVAEGSGENLFIVRDGVLYTSGISSGILHGITRDTVITLARDFGYEVREQQIPREMLYIADEMFFTGTAAELTPIRSVDRVDVGEGRPGEITRRIQSEFMGIAKGRLADRFGWLTPVPATALSR, encoded by the coding sequence ATGGCGGACGCCTCGTCCGGACGTACGGAAAAGATCTGGCGTGACGGCGAACTGGTGAACTGGGAAGACGCGACCCTCCACGTGATGTCGCACGTGGTGCACTACGGGTCGTCGGTCTTCGAGGGGATACGCTGCTACGACACGCCCAACGGTGGCGCGGTGTTCCGGCTGCGCGAGCACATGCGGCGCCTGCTCGATTCGGCGCGCATCTACCGCATGCCGCTGCGCTACACGGTGGACGAGCTGGTGCAGGCGACGGTCGACACCGTGGCCGCCAACGACCTTCGCGAGTGCTACCTCCGTCCCATCGTCGTCCGCACCGGGCAGCAGATGGGGTTCTACCCGGTCGGCGTCCCGGTCGAGTGCTTCATCATCGCCTACAAGTGGCCCACGTACCTCGGGCATGATGCGCTGGAACAGGGGGTCGACGTCTGCGTCTCGTCGTGGCGTCGCGCCGCCCCGGACACCTTCCCCACGATGGCCAAGGCGGGGGGGAACTACCTCAACTCGCAACTCTCCAAGCTCGAGGCCAAGCAGAACGAGTACAGCGAAGGGATCATGCTCGACGCCTTCGGCTACGTGGCGGAGGGAAGCGGCGAGAATCTCTTCATCGTTCGCGATGGCGTGTTGTACACGTCCGGGATCAGCTCCGGGATCCTGCACGGCATCACGCGCGACACGGTGATCACGCTGGCGCGCGACTTCGGCTACGAGGTGCGCGAACAGCAGATCCCGCGCGAAATGCTCTACATCGCGGACGAGATGTTCTTCACCGGCACCGCCGCCGAGCTCACCCCCATCCGCTCCGTCGATCGGGTCGACGTGGGGGAGGGAAGGCCCGGCGAGATCACGAGGAGGATCCAATCCGAGTTCATGGGGATCGCCAAGGGGCGCCTCGCCGACCGGTTCGGCTGGCTCACTCCGGTCCCCGCCACCGCGCTGAGCCGGTGA
- a CDS encoding crossover junction endodeoxyribonuclease RuvC: protein MVVLGVDPGTAVTGYGVVRPGERGVNTLVECGVIRTRAKDPLPSRLSEIFDGISEIIARHHPRAMAVESIFYARNVRTTVALGHARGVILLAGQRAGLAIHEYPPSEIKKAIAGTGAATKEQVQFMVARLLRLKAPPAPADAADGVAAALTCLMTARIDALAGRRR, encoded by the coding sequence GTGGTAGTGCTCGGCGTCGACCCGGGGACGGCGGTCACCGGCTACGGCGTGGTGCGCCCCGGCGAGCGCGGGGTGAATACCCTGGTCGAGTGCGGCGTGATCCGCACCCGCGCCAAGGACCCCCTCCCCTCGCGCCTGAGCGAGATCTTCGACGGCATCAGCGAGATCATTGCCCGCCATCACCCTCGGGCGATGGCCGTGGAGAGCATCTTCTACGCCCGCAACGTGCGCACGACGGTGGCGCTCGGACACGCCCGGGGCGTGATCCTCCTCGCCGGGCAGCGCGCCGGGCTCGCGATCCACGAATACCCCCCGTCGGAGATCAAGAAGGCGATCGCCGGGACGGGGGCCGCGACCAAGGAGCAGGTGCAATTCATGGTGGCCCGCCTGCTGCGCCTGAAGGCTCCCCCAGCGCCTGCCGACGCCGCCGATGGGGTCGCCGCTGCCCTCACCTGCCTGATGACCGCGCGCATCGACGCGCTGGCGGGAAGGCGTCGCTGA
- a CDS encoding NAD(P) transhydrogenase subunit alpha, whose amino-acid sequence MNVGIPRERFPGERRVAATPDSVKKLLKLGFGVRVESDAGLAAGFDDAAYVAAGATIAPAGDVWTSDVVAKIRPPGDDEVTRLSASQTLISYLYPAFSDALVQQLAARGVTAIAMDQVPRTTRAQKVDALSSMGNLSGYRAIIEAVNVMQRPLRGQSTAAGKIHPAKVLVIGAGVAGLAAIGTARALGAIVRAFDTRPAAREQVTSMGAEFLEVNIEEDGSGTGGYAKEMSPAFIEAEMALFAAQAREVDIIVTTALIPGKRAPTLITADMVRSMKRGSVVVDLAAEQGGNCELTRRDEAAVVDGVTIVGYTDLPSRMSQQASTLYATNVVHLLEEMGGAANFAVDEANDIVRPMTVLKEGALLWPPPPPAAPPPASRPAPKAPIYSIEHGPPTAERMSAFARWGLLVVGLALLGIGLAAPATFLTHFTVFVLACFIGYQVIWSVTPALHTPLMSVTNAISGIIVIGGMLQVRGFSTASLLGIAAIVLATINIAGGFLVTQRMLRMFHR is encoded by the coding sequence ATGAACGTGGGAATCCCCAGGGAGCGCTTCCCCGGCGAACGCCGGGTCGCCGCCACCCCTGATTCTGTCAAGAAGCTCCTGAAGCTCGGTTTCGGCGTGCGGGTCGAGTCCGACGCGGGGCTCGCGGCCGGCTTCGACGACGCCGCCTACGTCGCGGCGGGCGCGACCATCGCCCCCGCCGGCGACGTCTGGACCAGCGACGTCGTCGCCAAGATCCGCCCCCCAGGCGACGACGAGGTGACGCGGCTCTCCGCGTCGCAGACGCTGATCAGCTACCTCTACCCCGCCTTCAGCGACGCCCTGGTGCAGCAGCTGGCGGCGCGCGGCGTCACCGCCATCGCCATGGACCAGGTCCCGCGCACCACGCGCGCGCAGAAGGTCGACGCCCTCTCGTCGATGGGGAACCTGTCCGGCTATCGCGCCATCATCGAGGCGGTCAACGTCATGCAGCGCCCGCTGCGCGGGCAGTCGACCGCCGCGGGGAAGATCCATCCCGCCAAGGTCCTCGTGATCGGCGCCGGCGTGGCCGGCCTGGCCGCGATCGGGACGGCGCGTGCGCTCGGTGCGATCGTCCGGGCCTTCGATACGCGCCCTGCCGCCCGGGAGCAGGTCACGTCGATGGGAGCGGAGTTCCTCGAGGTCAACATCGAGGAAGACGGCAGCGGAACGGGCGGCTACGCCAAGGAGATGAGCCCCGCGTTCATCGAGGCGGAGATGGCGCTCTTCGCCGCCCAGGCGCGCGAAGTGGACATCATCGTCACGACCGCGCTGATCCCCGGCAAGCGCGCCCCCACGCTCATCACCGCCGACATGGTCCGGTCGATGAAGCGCGGCTCGGTGGTCGTCGACCTCGCCGCCGAGCAGGGCGGCAATTGCGAGCTCACGCGCCGCGACGAGGCCGCGGTGGTGGACGGTGTGACGATCGTCGGCTACACCGACCTCCCGTCGCGCATGTCACAGCAGGCCTCCACGCTCTACGCAACCAACGTCGTGCACCTGCTCGAGGAAATGGGTGGCGCCGCCAACTTCGCGGTCGACGAGGCCAACGACATCGTGCGGCCGATGACGGTGCTCAAGGAAGGGGCGCTCCTGTGGCCCCCGCCTCCCCCTGCCGCGCCGCCCCCCGCATCGCGCCCGGCCCCCAAGGCCCCGATCTACAGCATCGAGCACGGCCCGCCGACCGCCGAGCGCATGTCGGCCTTCGCGCGCTGGGGGCTCCTGGTGGTCGGGCTCGCCCTCCTCGGCATCGGCCTCGCCGCGCCCGCGACCTTCCTGACGCACTTCACGGTCTTCGTCCTCGCCTGCTTCATCGGCTACCAGGTCATCTGGAGCGTGACGCCGGCCCTCCACACGCCGCTCATGAGCGTCACCAACGCCATCAGCGGAATCATCGTCATCGGCGGGATGCTGCAGGTGCGAGGCTTCTCCACCGCCAGCCTCCTCGGCATCGCCGCCATCGTCCTCGCCACGATCAACATCGCGGGCGGTTTCCTCGTCACGCAGCGCATGCTGAGGATGTTTCACCGGTGA